A window of Haliscomenobacter hydrossis DSM 1100 contains these coding sequences:
- a CDS encoding delta-60 repeat domain-containing protein, which produces MHKLSLVLLFFLSAIVVFAQVIDPDFAPKILRASNGYTITVQPDDKLLVVSQTRGYINDKPADFLSRLLENGSLDSTFQYPKQLNNSPFVVKIQKDGKILIGGNFKDLSGQYVGSLLRLLPNGSLDPTFNVLKNEPFTINGIAILPNQKILLLGNEFQNTTLYQVQLLSKDGIPAPNFKSIEFKQDANGSANSVTAVGVQSNNELIIAGTDLNIGTLTQSVFRLDSIGKVDLNFNPRPKSVSNFTIQNMAILPDGTLGFLAGDGNNVSVFDRDGKAVATFYLFNEQAFLHRASSNSFLVLGQRGYEVFANGTYRDLPTITANGFVLGAAEQSGNRLAITGGFTTIGNNFRAGLARLNGGNTTPFSIDFNFSGGLYSEGIVRDIFVQKDGKLIVGGFFHQINGKQATHITRLLPSGEIDPSFNPFMASFGRSVYKIRQQSNGNLVIGSDRAPSLFGGELNGLSLTNQDGYQISTLSFPYQGSVTSVPYLALDKLDKIYAGEGLAYSSNGKSGQEFFRLNANGTPDANLNQLYINSLFRFNGFELGADQKMLLFGQEMRYDNSDTTCLVKLLPSGARDQNFQFNFNKKAIALTAISLDTSFALVGGLIRNSFTSTTAFLLKLNQAGQSVTQFTPTITHTENNFPGISSLFNLPNGHILVSGVFNRYNNLPVRNNILIDKNGQFVRNFLPEMPNNSVYSTLANIDDKQIYLAGIFSAPNGAIGLIKVTDINTSTHSPKPSSLTKKGKIFPNPSTSETLYLELATKSRDAHFDYQICELASGKIMQSGRLPASSLATFNLKGLVDGAYLLRLMGQDWEESHVFTKTALP; this is translated from the coding sequence GTTGTTTTTGCACAAGTCATTGATCCTGATTTTGCTCCCAAAATATTGCGTGCATCTAATGGATACACGATCACTGTGCAACCGGATGACAAACTTCTGGTGGTTTCCCAAACCCGTGGATATATAAATGACAAACCAGCAGACTTTCTTTCTCGCTTGCTGGAGAACGGAAGTTTAGACAGTACTTTCCAATATCCCAAACAATTGAACAACAGCCCATTTGTTGTGAAAATACAAAAGGATGGGAAAATTCTTATTGGTGGAAACTTTAAAGACCTATCCGGCCAATACGTAGGCAGTCTCTTGCGCTTGTTGCCCAATGGATCACTAGACCCAACCTTCAATGTGCTTAAAAATGAGCCATTCACCATAAATGGCATTGCTATTCTACCGAATCAAAAAATTCTCTTGCTTGGCAACGAATTTCAAAACACCACCCTATACCAGGTACAATTATTGAGCAAGGATGGAATTCCTGCGCCAAACTTTAAAAGTATTGAGTTTAAACAGGATGCCAATGGCTCGGCCAATAGCGTAACTGCTGTAGGGGTACAGTCGAACAATGAACTGATTATTGCAGGCACTGATCTCAATATTGGAACACTTACCCAAAGCGTATTTCGCCTGGATTCTATCGGAAAAGTTGACCTCAACTTTAACCCTCGCCCAAAGTCAGTTTCAAATTTCACCATTCAAAACATGGCCATTCTACCCGATGGTACCCTTGGCTTTTTAGCAGGAGATGGAAATAATGTCAGTGTTTTTGATCGAGATGGAAAAGCGGTGGCTACCTTTTATCTTTTCAACGAACAGGCATTTTTACATCGTGCTTCCAGCAATAGTTTCCTTGTTTTGGGGCAACGTGGCTACGAGGTATTTGCCAATGGAACCTATCGCGATCTTCCCACTATTACGGCCAATGGTTTTGTATTGGGGGCAGCCGAACAAAGTGGCAATCGGTTGGCAATCACAGGGGGATTTACCACCATCGGCAACAATTTTCGCGCTGGGTTAGCTCGTCTGAATGGGGGGAATACCACTCCTTTTTCGATCGACTTCAATTTCTCAGGGGGGCTTTATTCCGAGGGAATTGTTAGAGACATCTTTGTACAAAAAGATGGTAAATTGATCGTTGGCGGTTTTTTTCACCAGATTAACGGCAAACAAGCCACACACATCACTCGGTTATTGCCCTCTGGCGAGATTGATCCATCCTTCAATCCATTTATGGCCAGTTTTGGGCGCAGTGTATATAAAATCAGACAACAATCCAACGGGAATCTCGTGATTGGCAGTGATAGAGCACCCAGCTTATTTGGAGGAGAACTCAATGGCCTCAGCCTAACCAATCAAGATGGTTATCAAATTAGCACCTTGAGTTTTCCTTACCAAGGCTCCGTGACTAGTGTCCCTTATCTCGCTCTGGACAAACTGGATAAAATTTATGCTGGTGAGGGGCTCGCTTACAGTAGCAATGGCAAAAGTGGCCAGGAATTTTTCCGTCTCAATGCAAATGGCACACCCGATGCGAACTTAAATCAATTGTACATCAATTCGCTCTTTCGGTTCAATGGATTTGAGTTGGGTGCTGATCAAAAAATGCTCCTCTTTGGCCAGGAAATGCGCTATGATAATTCGGATACCACTTGTTTGGTGAAATTGTTGCCAAGCGGGGCAAGAGATCAAAATTTTCAATTCAATTTCAACAAAAAAGCCATCGCCCTTACGGCCATTTCCCTTGACACCTCGTTTGCGCTCGTGGGCGGGCTGATCCGCAACTCTTTTACCAGCACTACTGCCTTTTTGTTAAAGCTGAATCAAGCAGGTCAAAGTGTAACTCAATTTACGCCAACGATAACTCATACTGAAAATAATTTCCCAGGTATTTCCTCCCTCTTTAATTTGCCAAACGGGCACATTTTGGTCTCCGGTGTTTTTAACCGTTACAACAATCTCCCGGTACGCAACAATATTTTAATTGACAAAAACGGGCAATTTGTACGTAATTTTTTACCAGAAATGCCCAACAATTCAGTCTATTCTACCCTAGCAAACATCGATGACAAACAAATTTATTTAGCGGGTATTTTTTCCGCTCCCAACGGAGCAATTGGACTCATCAAAGTGACAGATATCAATACCTCTACCCATTCGCCCAAGCCAAGTAGCCTCACCAAAAAAGGCAAAATTTTCCCTAATCCTAGCACCAGCGAAACCTTATATCTGGAGTTAGCTACAAAATCCAGGGATGCACATTTTGACTATCAAATCTGTGAATTGGCAAGCGGGAAAATAATGCAATCAGGCCGCTTGCCCGCCAGTTCTCTTGCTACTTTTAACCTAAAGGGCTTAGTAGATGGAGCTTATTTGCTGCGCCTGATGGGGCAAGATTGGGAAGAATCTCATGTATTCACCAAAACTGCTCTTCCTTAA
- a CDS encoding cation-translocating P-type ATPase, which translates to MPETNFDQKGLTQVEVIAAREKYGYNRLDYKKSNAFLDALLSLAKEPMVLLLLVASAIYFISGKTGDGIFLASAIVLVATISLYQDSRSRNALEKLKTFTQPNCKVIREGKVEEIKSEELVVGDSLMVEEGTLIAADGVIVHSNDFSVNESILTGESLSVYKDQSKADHFIYSGTTVASGLAIATITAIGSETKLGKIGTSLENIQEEQTPLELQIGNFVKKMVIAGAIVFVIVWAINYVHSRDVLDSLLKALTLAMSILPEEIPVAFTTFMALGAWRLMKMGIVVKQMKTVETLGSATVICTDKTGTITENKMSLAKLYVLESKKITTVEETLEDPEKALIRLAMWASEPIPFDPMEVALHEAYAAASTLDERPSYKMIHEYPLDGQPPMMTHLFENGEGQRIIAAKGAPEALMQLAKLSATEKKHLDKAIHTLASDGYRLLGVAEAIFAGHDFPATQQEFPFQFKGLVAFYDPPKHNIQKVLKAFYKAGITVKIVTGDNAATTSAIAQQVGFKGYEKSISGDELMKLSEEKLQECVLNTQVFTRMFPEAKLKIINALKAKNEIVAMTGDGVNDGPALKAAHIGIAMGKKGSEIAKEAASLILVEDDLSKMVDAVAMGRKIYTNLKKAIQYIISIHIPIVLTVFIPLALGWIYPNIFTPVHIIFLELIMGPTCSIIYENEPMEKNTMSQKPRPLSNTFFNWKELTTSIIQGLMITLGTLSAYQYAVYEGYNEAMTRTMAFTVLISANIFLTLVNRSFFYSILTTLKYKNNLVALIIGVTIAITGLLLFVKPLAKFFEFEPLNLSQLGIAAGIGFVSVIWYELVKWRKRVV; encoded by the coding sequence ATGCCCGAAACTAATTTTGACCAAAAAGGTTTGACCCAGGTAGAAGTAATCGCCGCTCGGGAAAAATACGGATACAACCGCTTGGACTACAAAAAAAGCAATGCCTTTTTGGATGCCCTGCTCAGTTTGGCCAAAGAGCCCATGGTGCTTCTGTTGCTCGTCGCCTCGGCCATTTATTTCATCAGTGGAAAAACCGGAGACGGAATTTTTTTGGCCTCGGCCATTGTACTGGTGGCCACCATTTCCCTGTACCAGGACTCCCGGAGCCGCAACGCGCTGGAGAAACTAAAAACCTTTACCCAACCCAATTGCAAAGTGATTCGGGAGGGCAAAGTCGAGGAAATCAAAAGTGAAGAATTGGTCGTTGGCGACAGCCTGATGGTGGAAGAAGGCACCTTAATCGCCGCAGACGGGGTCATCGTACATTCCAACGATTTTTCGGTCAATGAATCCATCCTCACGGGTGAGTCTTTGTCCGTTTACAAAGACCAGAGCAAAGCAGACCATTTCATTTACAGTGGTACCACCGTGGCTAGCGGATTGGCGATTGCCACCATCACCGCCATTGGAAGTGAGACCAAATTGGGGAAAATTGGCACCAGCCTCGAAAACATCCAGGAAGAACAAACACCCCTGGAGTTGCAGATCGGCAATTTTGTAAAAAAAATGGTGATCGCTGGTGCCATTGTTTTTGTCATTGTTTGGGCCATCAATTATGTGCATTCCCGCGATGTGCTCGACAGTTTACTCAAAGCCCTCACCCTGGCCATGAGTATCCTGCCCGAAGAAATTCCCGTGGCCTTCACCACTTTCATGGCCCTGGGTGCCTGGCGCCTGATGAAAATGGGGATTGTGGTGAAACAAATGAAAACGGTGGAAACCCTCGGCAGCGCAACGGTCATCTGTACGGATAAAACCGGGACAATCACCGAAAACAAAATGAGCCTGGCCAAATTGTACGTGCTGGAATCGAAAAAGATTACCACAGTGGAAGAAACCCTGGAGGACCCCGAAAAAGCGCTGATCCGACTGGCCATGTGGGCTTCCGAACCGATCCCCTTTGACCCCATGGAAGTGGCCCTGCACGAGGCCTATGCCGCCGCAAGCACCCTGGATGAACGGCCCAGCTACAAAATGATCCACGAATACCCCCTGGATGGCCAGCCGCCCATGATGACCCATCTTTTTGAAAATGGAGAAGGCCAACGCATCATCGCCGCCAAAGGTGCTCCTGAGGCTTTGATGCAGCTAGCGAAGTTAAGTGCAACAGAAAAAAAACACCTCGATAAAGCCATTCACACGTTGGCATCTGACGGGTATCGTCTGCTGGGGGTGGCTGAAGCAATTTTTGCAGGCCATGATTTTCCGGCAACGCAACAAGAGTTCCCCTTCCAATTCAAGGGCCTGGTTGCTTTTTACGACCCGCCAAAGCACAACATTCAAAAGGTCTTGAAGGCTTTTTACAAAGCGGGCATCACCGTAAAAATTGTGACGGGCGACAATGCGGCTACCACCAGCGCCATTGCGCAGCAAGTTGGATTCAAAGGTTATGAAAAAAGCATTTCCGGAGATGAATTGATGAAATTGAGTGAGGAGAAATTGCAGGAATGTGTGCTCAACACCCAGGTATTTACCCGCATGTTTCCCGAGGCAAAACTGAAAATCATCAATGCCCTCAAAGCAAAAAATGAAATTGTGGCCATGACCGGCGATGGCGTCAACGACGGGCCCGCCCTCAAAGCCGCGCACATTGGGATTGCCATGGGCAAAAAAGGGAGCGAAATCGCCAAAGAAGCCGCTTCCCTGATTCTGGTGGAAGATGATTTGTCCAAAATGGTGGATGCGGTGGCGATGGGCCGAAAAATTTATACCAACCTCAAAAAGGCCATTCAGTACATCATCTCCATCCACATCCCGATTGTGCTCACGGTGTTCATTCCCTTGGCCTTGGGCTGGATTTACCCCAACATTTTCACCCCCGTACACATCATCTTTTTGGAGTTGATCATGGGTCCTACCTGCTCCATCATTTATGAAAATGAGCCGATGGAAAAGAATACCATGTCGCAAAAACCTCGCCCCTTGAGCAATACTTTTTTCAATTGGAAGGAACTGACTACCAGCATCATCCAGGGTTTAATGATTACGTTAGGCACCTTGAGTGCGTATCAATACGCCGTATACGAAGGGTACAATGAAGCGATGACACGCACCATGGCTTTTACAGTGCTCATTTCCGCCAACATATTTCTGACCCTGGTCAATCGTTCGTTTTTTTACTCCATCCTCACGACCCTCAAGTACAAGAACAATCTGGTGGCGCTGATCATTGGAGTGACCATTGCCATCACCGGGTTGCTGCTTTTTGTAAAACCCTTGGCGAAGTTTTTCGAGTTCGAACCCCTCAATCTATCTCAATTGGGCATTGCTGCGGGCATTGGTTTTGTGAGCGTCATTTGGTACGAGCTCGTGAAATGGAGAAAACGCGTGGTCTAA
- a CDS encoding prohibitin family protein, whose translation MPDQVGVKRTFGRIQDNVRPPGLVGFNPFTTMLVRVPIRTMNLAITENLPSKEGLTIRSESSILYRIQPSSVPQILKETGMAFEEMLILPVFRSAASDVCSEYDAKNMHSSKRAEIEEKIKQRLIEVCGPKGFVIESVLLKSITLPAGLSKSIEAKLEAEQDALRMQFVLDRQKQEAQRQIIDAEGAKEIARIQAEGKKNATIIDAEARARGNEIEAEGIKKANELISLSLTPNVLKFKQIEAFQKLSASPNTKTIVTDGKTPIVNMLGNEGN comes from the coding sequence ATGCCGGATCAAGTTGGGGTAAAACGCACCTTTGGTCGCATTCAAGACAATGTCAGACCTCCAGGTTTAGTTGGATTCAATCCATTCACGACGATGTTAGTTAGGGTGCCAATTCGAACTATGAACCTAGCAATTACCGAAAATCTACCATCTAAAGAAGGCTTAACGATTCGCTCAGAAAGTTCAATTCTCTATCGAATCCAACCAAGTTCAGTACCCCAAATCCTGAAAGAAACGGGAATGGCTTTCGAAGAAATGTTGATCTTACCTGTTTTTCGCTCTGCCGCCTCGGATGTATGTTCGGAATATGACGCGAAAAACATGCACAGTTCGAAACGCGCCGAAATTGAAGAAAAGATTAAACAGCGTTTGATCGAAGTATGTGGCCCAAAAGGGTTTGTCATTGAATCCGTACTCCTGAAAAGCATTACACTACCTGCGGGCTTGTCAAAATCCATTGAAGCCAAACTTGAAGCCGAGCAAGATGCATTGCGCATGCAATTTGTACTCGACCGCCAAAAGCAAGAAGCACAACGCCAAATCATTGATGCCGAAGGCGCCAAAGAAATTGCCAGGATTCAAGCGGAAGGCAAGAAAAATGCCACGATCATTGACGCTGAAGCAAGAGCTCGTGGCAATGAAATTGAAGCAGAAGGCATTAAAAAAGCCAATGAATTGATTAGTTTAAGTCTTACCCCCAACGTATTAAAATTCAAACAAATCGAAGCTTTCCAAAAACTATCAGCATCTCCCAATACCAAAACCATTGTCACTGATGGCAAAACGCCTATCGTAAATATGCTGGGAAATGAAGGGAACTAA
- a CDS encoding response regulator transcription factor — MSKILIIEDEAQIAGLISQTLQEMSFKTFVALDSSTALDLFDLISPQLVITDLVMPQVSGHELCAQIRNRKRSIPILMLTALGSTEDIVKGLDNGADDYMVKPFRIPELQARVRALLRRSASNTTAQISRLADLVLNHDTKEVSRNNESIKLTATEFRLLEYLMSHKGRLKARMEILEEVWGINFDPGTNVVDVYVSYLRNKIDKPFEKKLLHTQIGQGFILKE, encoded by the coding sequence ATGTCCAAAATTTTGATCATTGAAGATGAAGCGCAAATTGCAGGCTTGATCAGTCAAACACTACAGGAAATGAGTTTTAAAACCTTTGTAGCACTGGATTCATCAACAGCACTGGATCTGTTTGACCTCATCAGCCCGCAATTGGTCATTACTGATCTGGTCATGCCCCAAGTCAGTGGGCATGAATTGTGTGCACAAATTCGCAATCGAAAACGTTCGATCCCCATCCTTATGCTTACCGCATTGGGCAGTACCGAAGACATTGTAAAAGGGCTGGATAATGGCGCGGATGACTACATGGTCAAACCATTTCGGATACCTGAATTACAAGCTAGAGTGCGGGCATTATTGCGTCGCTCAGCATCCAATACTACGGCACAAATCAGCAGGTTAGCAGATTTAGTACTCAATCACGATACCAAAGAGGTAAGTCGTAACAATGAATCCATTAAGCTTACCGCAACTGAATTTCGCTTGCTGGAATATTTAATGAGCCATAAAGGCCGACTGAAGGCCCGCATGGAAATTTTAGAGGAGGTATGGGGAATCAATTTTGACCCTGGCACCAATGTAGTTGATGTTTACGTCAGCTATTTGCGCAATAAAATTGACAAACCTTTTGAAAAAAAATTGCTCCACACCCAAATTGGCCAGGGCTTCATCCTGAAAGAATAA
- a CDS encoding HAMP domain-containing sensor histidine kinase, protein MRFWQLNIRQRLTIFISISSFLILLLEGFFIYNHMVKFCKKEFKSRIKQRLAEADSLIIRDPNYPFTAIGNLPPGSLPEEKFAYTKESNQILLPNGDHQSSAIDTLKQKHCTYCFLRLNQRDYGILYDSTNHHTLILSAYDRYGQSKLRSLRHGIIVGILIGVILLSLVSWFWLTKFLQPISAKIQKARTIGTHNLNLRLEVKNSHDELGQLALTFNEMLDRIEAGFLFQQQFIRNASHEIRTPLTAITAEVDLALQKNRNPEKYQHALENIRQRAGQLNELVTQLLLLAKVEANTTINQQLCAADEILLFVVKNLQFKYVQIKEILSLKLEAADSTQFQVYCDHILLQAAFYNLLDNALKYGNNKPVVTRLFRSNNLLCLEIIDRGIGIDPKELEHLFEPFYRINRLNHPLGSGIGLSLVKSIAERFGGSIQLTSQLGQGTTVLFSLPSAIQD, encoded by the coding sequence ATGCGTTTCTGGCAACTCAACATTCGTCAACGGCTGACCATTTTCATCTCTATATCATCTTTCCTGATTTTGTTACTGGAAGGCTTTTTCATCTATAATCATATGGTAAAATTCTGTAAAAAAGAATTCAAAAGCCGCATCAAACAACGATTAGCTGAAGCTGATTCCTTGATTATCCGTGACCCAAACTATCCCTTTACTGCAATTGGCAATTTGCCACCCGGTAGCCTTCCTGAAGAAAAATTCGCCTATACCAAAGAATCAAATCAAATTCTATTACCCAACGGTGATCACCAATCCTCAGCCATTGATACCCTCAAACAAAAACATTGTACATATTGCTTTCTTCGCTTAAACCAACGTGACTATGGTATACTTTATGACTCCACGAATCACCATACTTTAATTTTGTCCGCCTATGATCGCTATGGACAAAGCAAATTGCGTTCGTTGCGTCATGGTATCATTGTTGGTATTTTAATTGGAGTAATCCTTCTATCACTAGTCAGTTGGTTTTGGCTAACAAAATTTTTGCAACCCATTTCCGCTAAAATCCAAAAAGCCCGTACCATCGGGACACACAACCTCAACTTGCGTCTAGAAGTAAAAAACAGTCACGACGAACTAGGCCAATTGGCACTAACCTTCAATGAAATGCTGGATCGCATTGAGGCCGGGTTCCTCTTTCAACAGCAATTCATCCGCAATGCATCTCATGAAATACGTACTCCACTTACTGCCATTACAGCCGAAGTAGACCTGGCTCTGCAAAAAAATCGCAATCCTGAAAAGTACCAACACGCGCTAGAAAACATCAGGCAAAGGGCTGGACAACTCAATGAATTGGTAACCCAGCTGCTTCTGCTGGCAAAGGTAGAAGCCAACACCACCATCAATCAACAACTTTGCGCCGCAGATGAAATCCTTTTATTTGTAGTCAAAAATTTGCAATTCAAATATGTGCAAATCAAGGAAATTCTCAGTTTAAAACTTGAAGCAGCCGACTCAACTCAATTTCAAGTTTACTGTGATCATATTCTTTTGCAGGCGGCTTTTTACAATTTACTCGACAATGCCCTAAAGTATGGCAACAATAAACCTGTTGTGACCCGGCTATTTCGATCCAACAACCTACTGTGTTTGGAAATTATAGATCGCGGAATCGGCATTGACCCCAAAGAATTGGAACACTTGTTTGAGCCTTTTTACCGCATCAATCGCCTCAATCATCCTCTGGGCAGTGGAATTGGATTGTCGTTGGTAAAGTCCATTGCCGAGAGGTTTGGTGGCAGTATTCAGCTAACTTCTCAACTAGGCCAAGGCACTACGGTGCTATTTAGTTTACCCAGTGCAATTCAAGATTAG
- a CDS encoding cyclic nucleotide-binding/CBS domain-containing protein, which translates to MKTIKQLMSSLVVVANAQSTFDNLMQLMTQYNISAIPITHEGAKQAIIGIVTELDLRNWKDTNLTAMSLMSTRLCYINGDDSAANAANLMLKNRIHHLLVKDKKHDTLIGILSSVDLLKLVASQSFTAQPILFFV; encoded by the coding sequence ATGAAGACCATTAAGCAACTGATGAGTAGTTTGGTCGTGGTGGCCAATGCTCAATCTACCTTTGACAACCTAATGCAGTTGATGACTCAGTACAACATTAGCGCCATACCAATTACCCATGAAGGAGCAAAGCAAGCGATCATTGGCATTGTAACCGAACTCGATTTGCGTAATTGGAAAGACACCAACTTAACCGCAATGAGTTTGATGAGTACTCGGCTTTGTTACATCAACGGTGATGATTCAGCCGCTAATGCAGCAAACCTAATGTTGAAGAATCGGATCCATCATTTGTTGGTCAAAGACAAAAAACACGATACTTTAATAGGCATTCTCAGTTCAGTAGATTTACTCAAACTAGTAGCCAGTCAGTCATTTACTGCGCAGCCTATTTTATTTTTTGTGTAA
- a CDS encoding carbonic anhydrase codes for MVQKMFKPFLGFVVCLFTFACQPGNQQESTSAQTTDLVSTTPATELPYPQTPDEAIARLKEGNARFLNDQSAHPNRDDNRKIIQAQKQTPFASIMGCSDSRVPAEIVFDQGLGDLFIVRTAGQAPAIASFGSLEFSVAVLGVKVIVVMGHEKCGAVAGAIGTEKLPGHIEDLVNIIRPGVHAFIGKPDQLEAASKANVLAEVESLKKLDPILSQYIKEGKIKIIPAYYHLETGQVEFL; via the coding sequence ATGGTACAGAAAATGTTTAAGCCTTTTTTGGGCTTCGTCGTTTGTTTATTCACCTTTGCTTGCCAACCCGGCAACCAACAAGAATCTACCTCAGCCCAAACCACAGATTTGGTCAGCACAACACCGGCAACCGAACTTCCTTATCCACAAACTCCTGATGAAGCGATAGCTAGACTTAAAGAAGGAAATGCCCGCTTTCTCAATGATCAATCAGCACACCCCAATCGCGATGACAACCGCAAAATCATTCAAGCACAGAAACAGACTCCTTTTGCCAGCATCATGGGGTGTAGCGACAGCCGTGTACCGGCTGAAATTGTTTTTGATCAAGGATTAGGGGACTTATTCATCGTTCGTACGGCAGGCCAAGCACCTGCAATTGCTTCGTTTGGTTCGCTAGAATTTTCAGTGGCCGTACTGGGGGTTAAAGTAATTGTCGTCATGGGCCACGAAAAATGTGGCGCAGTAGCCGGTGCCATTGGTACGGAAAAACTTCCTGGACACATTGAAGATCTAGTCAATATCATTCGCCCGGGGGTTCATGCATTTATTGGGAAACCAGATCAGCTGGAAGCAGCCAGTAAAGCCAACGTCCTGGCGGAAGTCGAATCACTCAAAAAGCTGGATCCAATTCTATCCCAATACATAAAAGAGGGCAAAATCAAGATTATTCCGGCTTATTACCACCTAGAAACAGGTCAAGTCGAGTTTTTATAA
- a CDS encoding DUF2490 domain-containing protein, producing the protein MSPRLFLLIFMLNLLFASSSFSQNTRIKDYNKIGWWATFATLKLSDKWGIHAEYQWRREAFVDRWQQSLLRIGANHQLAPNVLLRAGYAWIETFNYGEYPINGFGRDFTEHRMFQMLTLSNKISALEVSHRFMLEQRWIGRYSAPEVLREDDYFFVNRLRYMFRIQLPLKGSTLEDKEFYAGAYDEILIGFGRNVNENIFDQNRLGLLLGYRFNSSLRIEGGFFNQILQLPREIQLQGTANARNVFQHNSGLILNSYLNFDLSKDK; encoded by the coding sequence ATGTCTCCTCGCTTGTTCTTGCTCATCTTTATGTTAAATTTACTCTTTGCAAGTTCCTCATTTTCGCAAAATACCCGTATCAAAGACTATAATAAAATCGGATGGTGGGCAACTTTTGCTACCCTCAAACTAAGTGATAAATGGGGCATACACGCTGAGTACCAATGGCGACGAGAAGCATTCGTTGACCGTTGGCAACAGAGTCTCCTGCGCATTGGAGCAAACCATCAACTTGCCCCCAATGTGCTGCTCCGTGCAGGATACGCTTGGATTGAAACGTTCAATTATGGGGAGTATCCAATCAATGGATTTGGCAGAGATTTTACGGAACATCGTATGTTCCAAATGCTGACGCTGAGCAACAAAATCAGTGCCTTGGAGGTATCACATCGATTTATGCTTGAACAACGATGGATTGGCCGTTACAGTGCGCCCGAAGTTTTGCGGGAAGATGATTATTTCTTCGTTAATCGCTTACGCTACATGTTCAGAATCCAACTTCCGCTGAAAGGCAGCACGTTGGAGGATAAAGAGTTCTACGCAGGAGCCTATGACGAGATTTTGATCGGATTTGGTAGAAATGTGAATGAAAATATTTTCGATCAAAATCGACTCGGATTATTACTTGGATATCGGTTCAATAGTAGTTTACGTATAGAAGGTGGCTTTTTTAATCAAATATTGCAATTGCCCCGCGAGATTCAGCTTCAAGGTACAGCAAATGCGCGTAATGTATTTCAACACAACTCTGGCTTGATTCTCAATTCTTACCTGAATTTTGATTTGAGTAAGGACAAATAA